One window of Rhodopirellula bahusiensis genomic DNA carries:
- a CDS encoding phosphatase PAP2 family protein — translation MNRLESSREDQNREVTPRDKKTLIKSSTTNDAITLYRPVTLLYMAAMTMMLVPMMTLVDVNIASYFRTAPLPAELDSALELSLVLSHGYGVFVILLAILLMAPKRRWHLPRLATLAMGGGAIATIAKMFVIRPRPSNLNLNHAGHDSAWLWAFDWDLSEVASFDAAMRAFPSGHVVTATAMLIGLWVVVPRGRFLFAMVWMGVLINRVNTSSHFASDVCGGVAFGLFWSYVCFHPRLLGNLFDKMVPEHGRRSRAETSDSSDAVPQLIPQSNAGSSTGTPSFPMHASPIHASQMSATEQYEAMTSNMSSANTSQSHPLGSDHVEPKDGQSNRRPDFGNAGERAA, via the coding sequence GTGAACCGACTTGAATCGTCACGCGAAGACCAAAACCGCGAAGTCACACCTCGCGACAAAAAAACGCTCATCAAATCCAGCACGACCAACGATGCGATCACGCTGTATCGTCCCGTGACGCTGCTTTACATGGCAGCGATGACGATGATGTTGGTGCCGATGATGACGTTGGTCGACGTGAACATCGCGTCTTACTTCCGCACCGCGCCACTGCCAGCGGAATTGGATTCTGCCCTGGAACTTTCGCTGGTTCTATCGCACGGCTACGGCGTCTTTGTGATCTTGTTGGCAATCCTGCTAATGGCCCCCAAACGCCGTTGGCATTTGCCTCGTTTGGCCACGCTTGCCATGGGTGGCGGAGCCATTGCCACGATCGCGAAGATGTTTGTGATCCGGCCTCGCCCCAGCAACCTCAATCTGAATCATGCGGGTCACGATTCCGCTTGGCTTTGGGCATTTGATTGGGACCTCAGCGAAGTCGCCTCGTTCGACGCCGCAATGCGAGCCTTCCCAAGCGGACATGTCGTCACAGCAACCGCCATGCTGATTGGTTTGTGGGTCGTCGTCCCGCGCGGTCGTTTTCTTTTCGCAATGGTTTGGATGGGCGTGCTGATCAATCGCGTCAACACAAGCTCTCACTTCGCCAGCGATGTTTGCGGCGGCGTGGCGTTCGGACTGTTTTGGTCCTACGTCTGTTTTCATCCAAGATTGTTAGGAAACCTGTTTGACAAGATGGTTCCCGAACATGGTCGACGATCTCGCGCCGAAACCAGTGACTCGTCCGACGCTGTTCCGCAGCTCATTCCACAAAGCAACGCGGGTTCATCAACGGGGACACCTTCGTTCCCCATGCATGCTTCACCGATTCATGCGTCGCAAATGAGTGCAACGGAGCAATACGAAGCGATGACGTCCAACATGTCATCAGCAAACACTTCGCAGTCACACCCTCTCGGTTCGGACCATGTCGAACCCAAGGATGGGCAATCAAACCGCCGACCAGATTTTGGCAACGCGGGCGAGCGAGCGGCTTAG
- a CDS encoding arylsulfatase — translation MKRVAMGICRSLFACLFVVVASSQAFSKETSPPNIVLVLVDDMGYSDLGCYGSEIETPNIDALAENGLRFTQFYNSGRCCPTRASLLTGLHPHQVGIGHMTAPPGKVLNAPPAYQGHLNETCVTIPQVLKSQDYHTFMTGKWHLGHVNQNDWPMQRGFDRFYGGISGAFNYFKPGGDRGMTDGNEDVETEDGFYATDAFTDIACDYISDARRADDKPFFLYLAYNSPHWPLNAKVKDFEKYRGRYTDGWEAVMKARQAKQREIGLFGESLQPAPHVGPAWDSLKAKKRDDLDAIMAAYAGCVDNIDQNIGKLVSHLKSIDQYENTLILFLSDNGACQEGGRLGFGDENMVRNPPLETTNGVRQGLAWANASNTPFRLYKHFLHEGGANTPLIAHWPGGIPESRRNSFVRQPAYLPDIMATCVELAEAEMPGDVPPCQGSSLANALTGDLEAAKQPIHDTPIFFEHEGNAAMRDGDWKLVREYKKPWELYNIADDRTELSDLSTAESERRDRMVAAWEAWATKTEVAFPERYNMYQEMKNHE, via the coding sequence ATGAAACGTGTTGCCATGGGAATTTGCCGTTCCCTTTTCGCTTGTTTGTTTGTCGTCGTCGCGTCTTCGCAAGCGTTTTCCAAAGAGACATCACCGCCCAACATTGTATTGGTGTTGGTGGACGACATGGGGTATTCCGACTTGGGGTGCTACGGCAGCGAGATCGAAACACCGAACATCGATGCGTTAGCAGAGAATGGGCTGAGATTTACCCAGTTCTACAACTCTGGTCGATGTTGTCCGACGCGAGCGAGTTTGTTGACCGGGTTGCATCCGCACCAAGTCGGGATCGGGCACATGACCGCTCCTCCGGGAAAAGTGCTGAACGCTCCGCCGGCTTATCAAGGTCATCTGAACGAAACCTGCGTGACGATTCCCCAGGTGTTGAAGTCTCAGGATTATCACACGTTCATGACGGGGAAGTGGCACCTCGGGCATGTCAATCAAAATGATTGGCCGATGCAACGTGGGTTCGATCGTTTCTATGGCGGGATCAGCGGCGCATTCAATTACTTCAAGCCCGGCGGTGATCGCGGGATGACTGACGGGAATGAGGATGTAGAGACGGAAGATGGTTTCTACGCGACCGATGCATTCACCGACATTGCTTGTGACTACATCAGCGACGCGAGGAGGGCGGACGACAAGCCATTCTTCTTGTACCTCGCTTACAACTCTCCTCACTGGCCGTTGAACGCGAAGGTGAAGGACTTCGAGAAGTACCGAGGGCGTTATACGGATGGCTGGGAAGCGGTGATGAAAGCCCGGCAGGCCAAGCAACGTGAGATCGGGCTGTTCGGTGAATCATTGCAACCGGCGCCCCACGTTGGGCCGGCTTGGGATTCATTGAAAGCGAAGAAACGAGATGATTTGGATGCGATCATGGCAGCGTACGCCGGGTGCGTGGACAACATCGATCAAAACATCGGGAAGTTGGTCTCTCATCTGAAATCGATCGACCAGTACGAGAACACGCTGATTCTGTTCTTGTCAGACAACGGTGCTTGTCAGGAAGGCGGGCGTTTGGGTTTTGGGGACGAGAACATGGTCCGCAATCCGCCTTTGGAAACGACGAACGGTGTGCGTCAAGGATTGGCTTGGGCGAACGCCAGCAACACGCCTTTCCGTTTGTACAAACACTTTTTGCACGAGGGCGGTGCGAACACACCTTTGATCGCTCATTGGCCCGGCGGAATCCCTGAGTCACGCCGCAACTCGTTCGTGAGACAACCGGCTTACTTGCCGGACATCATGGCGACATGCGTGGAATTGGCCGAGGCGGAGATGCCAGGCGATGTTCCACCGTGCCAAGGCAGTTCGCTCGCGAATGCTTTGACCGGTGATTTAGAAGCTGCCAAGCAACCGATCCATGACACGCCGATCTTCTTCGAGCATGAAGGCAACGCGGCGATGCGCGATGGGGATTGGAAACTGGTTCGTGAGTACAAGAAGCCTTGGGAGTTGTACAACATCGCGGACGACCGGACGGAGCTGAGCGATTTGTCGACCGCGGAATCGGAGCGGCGTGATCGGATGGTTGCGGCCTGGGAGGCTTGGGCGACGAAGACAGAAGTCGCGTTTCCCGAGCGATACAACATGTATCAAGAGATGAAGAATCACGAGTGA
- a CDS encoding serine hydrolase domain-containing protein: MNQLLARFAAVLFLAITTTYTCHAEDFPSERVEQIVKQGIDANKCPGAVVTVGFDGQTVYQSAFGNRQVQPSQVPMTVDTVFDLASLTKPIATANSVMMLVDQGKLSVDDPVSKYLPEFAGQDKESVTIKHLLLHTSGLIPDNGMSDYRGTHAESIDNLMNQKLRSPPGTRFRYSDVGFMVLGELVERVSGKPLNEFAQKNIFEPLQMKHTGFRPVGENDDQCATTQQRDGHWMRGEVHDPRAYALGGTAGHAGLFSTADDLSILANVLVNAGQSDDMDLFSPATFDAMTTGVEVPGSSPDRVQLRSLGWDKQSGYSSNRGKSMTDAAFGHGGFTGTAIWIDPELKLYVIFLSNRVHPNGKGSVNSLAGEIGTIAADWAAQQLSSFSESPASGSIEIEQ, encoded by the coding sequence ATGAACCAACTCCTTGCACGCTTCGCGGCCGTCCTGTTCCTGGCCATCACAACCACTTACACCTGCCACGCGGAAGACTTCCCGTCGGAACGTGTGGAGCAGATCGTGAAGCAGGGCATCGACGCCAACAAATGTCCCGGAGCAGTCGTGACAGTCGGATTCGACGGACAAACGGTCTATCAATCCGCGTTTGGAAATCGCCAGGTTCAACCAAGTCAAGTTCCAATGACAGTCGACACCGTCTTCGACCTTGCGTCGCTCACGAAGCCGATCGCGACGGCCAACAGCGTGATGATGCTGGTCGATCAAGGCAAACTTTCCGTCGACGATCCCGTCAGCAAATACCTTCCCGAATTCGCTGGCCAAGACAAAGAATCCGTCACGATCAAACACTTGCTTCTGCACACCTCAGGTTTGATCCCCGACAACGGCATGTCGGACTACCGGGGCACTCACGCCGAATCGATCGACAACCTGATGAACCAGAAACTTCGCAGTCCTCCGGGAACGCGATTTCGATACTCGGATGTTGGCTTCATGGTGCTCGGCGAATTGGTCGAGCGAGTCTCGGGGAAGCCTCTGAATGAATTCGCACAAAAAAACATCTTTGAACCACTCCAGATGAAGCACACCGGCTTCCGCCCGGTAGGAGAGAATGACGATCAGTGTGCGACGACCCAACAACGCGACGGCCACTGGATGCGAGGCGAAGTTCATGATCCTCGTGCCTACGCTCTGGGCGGAACTGCCGGTCACGCGGGATTGTTCAGCACCGCGGACGACCTCTCCATCCTTGCAAACGTCTTGGTCAATGCGGGCCAGTCCGACGACATGGATTTGTTTTCACCAGCCACTTTCGATGCCATGACAACGGGCGTCGAAGTGCCCGGTTCTTCGCCCGATCGAGTTCAACTGCGGAGCCTGGGCTGGGACAAGCAATCCGGTTACTCTTCCAACCGGGGCAAGTCGATGACCGACGCCGCATTTGGACACGGCGGCTTCACCGGCACTGCTATTTGGATCGACCCGGAACTGAAGTTGTACGTCATCTTCCTCAGCAATCGTGTTCACCCGAACGGCAAAGGCTCCGTCAATTCGCTCGCGGGCGAAATCGGAACCATCGCCGCCGACTGGGCCGCCCAGCAACTTTCGTCCTTCAGCGAATCACCCGCATCAGGTTCAATCGAAATCGAACAATGA
- a CDS encoding cysteine hydrolase family protein translates to MAKSFASVALFIGVLLGRCAVAQSGLEFKLQSQSKTDAGDFVIQHDEVTWDPTQTAIIVCDVWDYHHCFNAVGRLNEMAPTMNEVIAESRRRGVTIIHAPSGCVDFYKNTAGRKRAMEAPLASNLPDEIGAWCYTIPAEEDAKYPVDQSDGGEDDDPEEHAAWAAKLESIGRDPKQPWKRQLKTIEIDDSADFIGDQGDEVWNILESKKIDNVILLGVHTNMCVLGRPFGLRQMAKNGKNVVLMRDMTDSMYNPKMWPYVSHFEGTRRVISHIERYVCPTITSDQVIGGTPFRFAGDE, encoded by the coding sequence ATGGCGAAAAGTTTCGCATCGGTTGCTTTGTTCATCGGCGTGTTGCTCGGCCGGTGTGCGGTTGCGCAGTCGGGTTTGGAGTTCAAGCTTCAGTCCCAATCGAAAACGGATGCCGGAGATTTTGTCATTCAGCACGACGAAGTGACTTGGGATCCGACTCAGACCGCAATCATCGTTTGTGACGTGTGGGACTATCACCACTGCTTCAACGCGGTCGGTCGCCTGAATGAAATGGCACCGACGATGAATGAGGTCATTGCTGAATCGAGGCGTCGCGGTGTGACCATCATTCACGCTCCGAGTGGCTGCGTCGATTTCTACAAAAACACAGCAGGTCGCAAACGTGCGATGGAAGCACCTCTCGCGAGCAATCTGCCCGACGAGATTGGTGCGTGGTGTTACACCATTCCTGCGGAAGAAGATGCCAAGTATCCGGTGGATCAATCCGATGGTGGCGAGGACGACGATCCCGAAGAACACGCGGCTTGGGCGGCGAAGTTGGAGTCGATCGGTCGAGATCCAAAGCAGCCGTGGAAGCGTCAACTGAAAACAATCGAAATCGATGACTCAGCTGATTTCATTGGCGATCAAGGTGACGAGGTTTGGAACATTCTGGAGTCCAAGAAGATCGACAACGTCATCCTATTGGGCGTTCACACGAACATGTGCGTGCTTGGTCGACCGTTTGGGCTTCGTCAGATGGCAAAGAATGGAAAGAATGTGGTGCTGATGAGAGACATGACGGACTCGATGTACAACCCAAAGATGTGGCCCTACGTCAGTCACTTCGAAGGGACGCGGCGAGTGATTTCGCACATCGAGCGATACGTTTGCCCGACGATCACCAGCGACCAAGTCATCGGCGGTACGCCATTTCGTTTTGCGGGTGATGAGTGA
- a CDS encoding methylated-DNA--[protein]-cysteine S-methyltransferase — translation MNPPIAPNVDDSQLIFATGECSLGQVLIAGTSDGNSKTRVSYLALGDDRESLLIDLATAHSNRKRVETKSVFQAELAAAIEFIEQPAEPLRLPVNLFGTDFQKQVWTELAQTEPGETVTYRELADRIGSPGSSRAVGAACGQNQIALAIPCHRAVRSDGKDSGFRWGLDRKRELLRREKKVSGGSVEPANNQLHLAGFETTPAESLSVARTTRTQP, via the coding sequence ATGAATCCACCAATCGCTCCCAACGTTGATGATTCGCAGCTGATTTTCGCGACCGGCGAATGCTCTCTAGGGCAAGTCTTGATCGCTGGGACTAGCGACGGAAATTCCAAAACGCGCGTGAGCTACTTGGCTCTCGGTGATGACCGGGAAAGCTTGCTCATTGACTTGGCCACTGCACACTCAAACCGAAAACGGGTCGAAACAAAGTCCGTTTTCCAAGCCGAGCTTGCCGCTGCCATCGAATTCATCGAACAACCGGCCGAACCACTCCGTCTGCCAGTCAATCTGTTTGGCACTGACTTTCAGAAACAGGTCTGGACCGAGTTGGCGCAAACCGAGCCTGGCGAAACGGTCACCTACCGAGAACTTGCCGACCGAATTGGCTCACCTGGATCCAGCCGCGCCGTTGGCGCCGCTTGCGGCCAAAACCAAATCGCTCTGGCAATCCCCTGTCATCGTGCCGTGCGTTCGGACGGCAAGGACTCAGGCTTTCGTTGGGGCTTGGACCGCAAACGAGAACTCCTGCGTCGAGAGAAGAAAGTGAGCGGTGGAAGTGTCGAACCAGCGAACAACCAGCTCCACCTCGCCGGATTCGAAACCACACCAGCTGAATCACTTTCCGTAGCCAGGACGACGCGAACACAGCCATGA
- a CDS encoding NADP-dependent isocitrate dehydrogenase: MPSETAAIVYTHTDEAPALATRSLLPILRAFTSGSGLSFETKDISLAGRILAGFADRLPADKQVPDALAELGELVTKPHANVIKLPNISASIPQLVEAITELQAQGYDLPDFPQDPKTDEEKSVRAIYAKVLGSAVNPVLREGNSDRRVAAPVKAYAQANPHSMGDWSADSKSHVAHMSEGDFYGSEKSVIMDSDETLRIEHVGSTGDVTVLRDGLNVKAGEIVDSARMSARQLRAFYAEQIADAKSSGVLFSLHLKATMMKVSDPILFGHCVSVMYDQLFEEHGDVLAAAGVDPDQGLASVFAKVQDLPSDQRALVEGTLVEIQSSLPGIAMVDSDKGITNLHVPSDVIIDASMPAAIRAGGKMWGTDGKLHDMKAVIPDRCYAGVYQATIDDCIANGTFDVTKMGSVANVGLMAKKAEEYGSHDKTFRVPADGQVRVVDSAGKELMSHEVEKGDIWRACQTKDVAVKDWVRLAVSRSRATGAPAIFWLDENRAHDRNLIGKVNEYLKDHDTAGLDIQVLEPAAATRHACGRAREGKDTISVTGNVLRDYLTDLFPILELGTSAKMLSIVPLLEGGGLFETGAGGSAPKHVEQIVSENHLRWDSLGEFLALAVSLEDLAEKTSNEEFAVLAKTLDDATGLFLKNDKSPSRKVGELDNRGSHFYLALYWAEALAKCDHDGLKSRFEPIAKALSDNEAKIVGELNDAQGVEVDLGGYYHPDEVKACAAMRPSTTLNAIIDGV; the protein is encoded by the coding sequence ATGCCCAGCGAAACTGCCGCGATTGTTTACACGCACACCGACGAAGCTCCCGCACTGGCGACTCGTTCGTTGCTGCCGATCTTGAGGGCCTTCACCAGCGGCAGTGGTTTGTCGTTTGAGACCAAGGACATCTCTTTGGCCGGCCGCATTCTGGCCGGATTCGCGGATCGATTGCCGGCGGACAAGCAAGTCCCCGACGCGTTGGCCGAGCTGGGTGAGTTGGTCACAAAGCCCCACGCCAACGTGATCAAGTTGCCAAACATCAGCGCCTCGATCCCGCAATTGGTCGAAGCGATCACGGAACTGCAGGCTCAAGGGTACGACCTGCCCGACTTCCCTCAGGACCCCAAGACGGACGAAGAAAAATCGGTCCGAGCGATCTACGCCAAGGTGCTCGGCAGCGCTGTCAATCCAGTGCTTCGAGAAGGCAACTCGGATCGTCGGGTTGCCGCTCCGGTCAAAGCTTACGCGCAAGCGAACCCGCACTCGATGGGCGACTGGTCAGCTGATTCGAAGTCGCACGTGGCTCACATGAGCGAAGGCGACTTCTATGGCAGCGAAAAATCGGTGATCATGGACTCCGATGAGACCCTGCGCATCGAACATGTTGGTTCCACTGGTGACGTCACCGTTCTGCGAGACGGACTCAACGTCAAAGCAGGCGAGATCGTCGATTCGGCTCGCATGAGTGCTCGTCAATTGCGAGCGTTCTACGCCGAACAAATCGCGGATGCGAAGTCCAGCGGCGTTCTGTTCTCGTTGCACCTGAAGGCGACGATGATGAAGGTCAGTGACCCCATCTTGTTTGGGCACTGCGTCAGCGTGATGTACGACCAATTGTTCGAAGAACATGGCGATGTGCTGGCCGCCGCGGGTGTCGATCCCGATCAAGGCCTCGCGTCCGTGTTCGCCAAGGTGCAAGACTTACCGTCCGATCAACGTGCTTTGGTCGAAGGAACGCTTGTTGAGATTCAGTCGAGCCTGCCCGGGATCGCGATGGTCGACTCGGACAAAGGCATCACGAACTTGCACGTGCCCAGCGACGTGATCATCGACGCCTCAATGCCCGCTGCGATCCGCGCTGGTGGCAAAATGTGGGGAACCGATGGCAAGTTGCACGACATGAAAGCCGTCATTCCCGATCGTTGCTACGCCGGCGTCTATCAAGCCACGATCGACGACTGCATCGCCAACGGCACCTTCGACGTCACCAAGATGGGCAGCGTTGCCAATGTTGGTTTGATGGCTAAGAAAGCCGAAGAGTACGGCTCGCACGACAAAACCTTCCGCGTGCCCGCCGACGGTCAGGTTCGCGTCGTTGACTCGGCTGGCAAAGAGTTGATGAGCCACGAGGTCGAAAAAGGCGACATTTGGCGTGCTTGCCAAACCAAAGATGTGGCGGTCAAAGATTGGGTACGGTTGGCGGTTTCGCGTTCGCGTGCCACCGGAGCACCCGCGATCTTTTGGCTGGATGAAAACCGTGCTCACGATCGCAACTTGATCGGCAAAGTCAATGAGTACCTGAAAGATCACGACACCGCCGGGTTGGATATCCAAGTTTTGGAACCCGCCGCTGCGACTCGCCATGCTTGCGGTCGAGCTCGTGAGGGCAAAGACACGATCAGCGTGACCGGCAACGTGCTGCGAGATTACTTGACGGACTTGTTCCCGATTTTGGAACTCGGCACCAGCGCAAAAATGCTGTCGATCGTCCCGTTGCTGGAAGGCGGTGGTTTGTTCGAAACCGGGGCCGGCGGATCGGCACCAAAACACGTCGAGCAGATCGTCAGCGAAAATCACTTGCGTTGGGATTCGCTCGGCGAGTTCCTTGCCTTGGCGGTATCGCTGGAAGACTTGGCTGAAAAAACCAGCAACGAAGAATTCGCGGTACTGGCCAAGACGCTCGACGATGCCACGGGATTGTTCCTCAAAAACGACAAGTCACCATCCCGAAAAGTTGGTGAACTCGACAATCGCGGCAGCCATTTCTACTTAGCGTTGTACTGGGCAGAAGCCTTGGCGAAATGCGATCACGATGGTTTGAAATCGCGTTTCGAACCGATCGCGAAAGCCTTGTCAGACAACGAAGCAAAGATTGTCGGCGAGCTGAATGATGCTCAAGGCGTCGAGGTTGATTTGGGTGGCTACTACCATCCCGACGAAGTCAAGGCTTGTGCGGCGATGCGACCCAGCACAACTCTCAACGCAATCATCGATGGTGTTTAG
- a CDS encoding class I SAM-dependent methyltransferase produces the protein MPVDPTPVLQYINGFRFSKVMFAAVELGVFDRLDDQPRSAEELAADLKCDPAAMNRLLDGLVGMQLLSRESQSYRNTKLASELLTTTSPNRMTGYIKFSNDVSWKLWSHFENAIREGSHRWKDAYGWDQPIFSSFFADDAAMREFLMGMHGYGVISSPKVVRAVDLSPFKHLVDLGGATGHLPIAACEAYESLTATVFDLPDVIPLTKEIVAQSSVSDRIDVTAGDFFADELPEADLMSLGRILHDWSDEKIDRLLAKIYDRLPEGGGLLLAEILIQENRGGPDWGQMQDLNMLVCTEGRERTLGEYEAILRRAGFSNVTGQVTGAPVDAVLAIK, from the coding sequence ATGCCAGTCGACCCCACCCCAGTCCTTCAGTACATCAACGGCTTTCGATTCTCGAAGGTCATGTTTGCCGCGGTTGAATTGGGCGTCTTTGACCGGCTGGACGATCAACCTCGTTCGGCGGAAGAGTTGGCAGCGGACCTGAAGTGCGATCCCGCGGCGATGAATCGCTTGCTCGATGGGCTGGTCGGGATGCAGTTGCTTTCGCGCGAATCGCAGTCGTATCGCAACACCAAACTGGCTTCGGAATTGCTGACGACGACCAGTCCGAACCGAATGACCGGCTACATCAAATTCAGCAACGATGTGAGCTGGAAGCTGTGGTCCCACTTCGAAAACGCTATTCGCGAAGGATCACATCGTTGGAAAGATGCCTACGGTTGGGACCAGCCCATTTTCAGCAGTTTCTTCGCCGATGATGCTGCCATGCGAGAGTTTTTGATGGGCATGCATGGCTACGGCGTGATCAGTTCGCCGAAGGTGGTCCGCGCCGTTGATTTGTCACCGTTCAAGCACTTGGTCGATCTTGGCGGAGCCACCGGTCACCTGCCGATCGCAGCTTGCGAAGCCTACGAGTCACTGACCGCGACCGTGTTTGATCTGCCCGATGTGATTCCGCTGACCAAAGAGATCGTTGCTCAGTCATCCGTTTCCGATCGGATCGATGTGACGGCGGGGGATTTCTTCGCCGATGAACTTCCCGAAGCCGATTTGATGTCGCTGGGTCGGATCCTGCACGATTGGTCCGACGAAAAGATTGATCGTTTGCTTGCGAAAATCTATGACCGGTTGCCGGAAGGCGGTGGTTTGCTGCTCGCGGAGATTCTGATCCAAGAAAATCGTGGCGGGCCGGATTGGGGGCAGATGCAAGATCTCAACATGTTGGTTTGCACCGAAGGCCGTGAACGAACGCTCGGGGAATACGAAGCAATCTTACGCCGTGCAGGCTTCAGCAACGTGACCGGCCAAGTCACCGGCGCACCCGTCGATGCGGTGCTGGCCATCAAGTGA
- a CDS encoding NADAR family protein: protein MSEPIKFYSTADEYGEFSNFAGYPIQIGKKIWPTTEHYFQAMKFLEKSDQEEIRKANSPMLAARMGRDRKRTLRRDWESVKVNVMREAVMAKFTQHHELRDLLLATGDAKIIEHTANDDYWGDGGDGKGKNMLGRILMDTRTKLLELR from the coding sequence ATGTCAGAGCCGATCAAGTTTTACAGCACCGCGGACGAATACGGTGAATTCTCCAACTTCGCGGGGTATCCGATTCAAATCGGAAAGAAGATTTGGCCAACGACGGAGCACTACTTCCAAGCAATGAAGTTCCTGGAAAAGTCTGATCAAGAAGAAATCCGGAAAGCGAATTCGCCCATGCTGGCGGCAAGGATGGGACGAGACCGAAAACGGACGCTCCGACGCGACTGGGAATCCGTGAAGGTGAACGTCATGCGGGAAGCTGTCATGGCGAAATTCACGCAACACCACGAACTACGTGACTTACTACTGGCGACAGGCGACGCGAAAATCATCGAGCACACAGCAAACGATGACTACTGGGGCGATGGGGGAGACGGCAAAGGAAAGAACATGCTGGGCCGGATCCTGATGGACACCCGAACCAAACTGTTAGAACTTCGCTGA
- a CDS encoding lactonase family protein — MKSPTNLARPEGRIPMLRCCLCCYLIVLSAMLARGAEPFHVFAPSPPTNEIIQWMVTSQDSNVSFQRQSSLELPFTPSILAWQQDHQRLIVSSGAKGVPTSATIQATASGEMQLIATSSLDHPTGYTSIDRSGKFFLAANYRNGIIAAYRIQDSGQVGELTSSVVTPNTEAHCILTTPDNQFAYVPCVKNNNALFQFRFDATTGGLVPLQPFNADPPAMFGPRHAAFHPSLPIVYFSNEQQLGVSVYQIQEDGQLTDIQHAITLPRRTPFVHGKRGLHASDLVLTRDGKRLFVAVRDFVSDQDSVFTFDVNVEGKLSLVARCHVGDIPWKLDLSPDQKLLFVSETGDRRLSAYRIARNGELTEAAQLDWNLAARDLVVAP, encoded by the coding sequence ATGAAATCGCCCACCAACCTTGCCCGTCCCGAAGGACGCATCCCAATGCTTCGCTGTTGTCTCTGCTGCTACCTGATCGTCCTTTCAGCGATGCTCGCGCGAGGTGCGGAACCATTTCACGTTTTCGCACCTTCACCGCCTACTAATGAAATCATTCAGTGGATGGTCACAAGCCAAGACAGCAACGTCTCATTCCAACGCCAGAGTTCGCTTGAACTTCCCTTCACACCCTCCATCCTCGCGTGGCAGCAAGACCACCAGCGATTGATCGTCAGTTCGGGTGCCAAAGGTGTCCCGACATCCGCGACCATTCAAGCGACCGCATCGGGCGAGATGCAGTTGATCGCAACGTCGTCACTGGATCATCCAACCGGCTACACCAGCATCGATCGCAGTGGGAAATTCTTCCTGGCCGCCAACTATCGCAACGGGATCATCGCAGCCTATCGGATCCAGGACAGCGGCCAAGTCGGAGAACTCACTTCATCTGTTGTAACGCCGAACACAGAAGCTCATTGCATCCTGACAACGCCAGACAATCAATTTGCCTATGTCCCGTGTGTCAAAAACAACAACGCGTTGTTCCAATTTCGATTCGATGCAACCACGGGCGGACTGGTCCCTCTGCAACCATTCAATGCTGATCCCCCCGCAATGTTTGGCCCACGCCACGCGGCCTTTCACCCATCGCTTCCAATCGTCTACTTCAGCAATGAACAACAACTCGGTGTCAGCGTCTATCAGATTCAAGAAGACGGACAACTCACCGATATTCAACATGCGATCACGCTGCCGCGTCGCACACCGTTCGTTCATGGAAAACGTGGCTTGCATGCGTCCGATTTAGTGCTCACTCGCGATGGAAAACGCTTGTTCGTCGCCGTCCGCGATTTCGTGAGCGACCAAGACAGCGTCTTCACCTTCGACGTCAACGTGGAAGGCAAACTCAGCCTGGTCGCTCGTTGCCATGTGGGCGACATCCCATGGAAACTCGACCTGTCTCCAGACCAAAAACTGCTCTTCGTCAGCGAAACCGGTGATCGTCGCTTGTCCGCTTATCGCATCGCCCGCAATGGCGAACTCACCGAAGCAGCCCAACTCGACTGGAACCTCGCTGCACGTGACTTGGTCGTCGCTCCCTGA
- a CDS encoding transcriptional regulator has product MTKIAANNAAKINDETPVELQEMAAAIDALPARYRDAVAPALARVVECSTRRRRILNLVQEALSQLRLDMKYLIFDLEATRRERDQYKEMLEQDGSL; this is encoded by the coding sequence ATGACCAAGATCGCTGCCAACAACGCCGCCAAAATCAACGACGAAACTCCTGTTGAATTGCAAGAAATGGCTGCCGCCATCGACGCCTTGCCAGCACGCTACCGGGACGCGGTTGCACCCGCTTTGGCTCGTGTGGTCGAGTGCAGCACTCGCCGTCGTCGAATTTTGAACTTGGTTCAAGAAGCCCTGTCGCAACTGCGTTTGGACATGAAGTATCTGATCTTTGACTTGGAAGCGACTCGTCGCGAACGAGATCAATACAAAGAAATGTTGGAACAAGACGGCTCGCTCTAA